The genomic interval TCACGTATTTAAGACCATGTTGTAGGCTACTTGGAAAACTACagttattaaaatgaaaataatattaaagcaCTGCTAACAAATTGTCTGATATGTCCATCAATTAATTTAGCATATCATTTGACAAAATTACAGCTTAGAAAtattttgtgagtgtgtgtgtgtgtgtgtgtgtgtgcgtgtttttttttttttgctaagtGAGGATCTCCaagcgtaatgtttttttatactgtacaaactatctcctacccctaaacccatcacaggaaagtaatgtttaataaaacattgtttagtaggccatgttttattttaaatatgagaCATGAAAATCCTCATTTCATGTTACTTCGTAGCCTAAttagtaccccccccccccatacacacatctttgtggggactctccatagacttaaaggtttttatactgtacaaactgtacaatCTATCCCCCTActctgcccctgcccctaaacctacccatcacaggaatattctgcatttttacattctcAAAAAAACTGATCCTGTATgattataagccttttgaaaagtggggaccgctggctggtccccacaaagTAGGTGATCTaaaggttttactatccttatggggtccccacaatgtagctaatataaacaagggcacgcgcgcgcgcgcacacacacacacacacacacacacacacacacacacacacacacacacacacacacacacacacacacacacacacacacacacacacacacacacacacacacacacacacacacacagtgtttccatgttttatgtggACTTTCCATATTATGCGTAATggttttataccgtacaaaccgtattttctatccccttacactgcccctgcccctaaacctacccatcacaggaaacattctgcatttttacgtcctcaaaaaaactccttctgtatgatttataagaccTCATGGGGATCTAAAAAtttccccacaaggacaaggatttcggatattgccatctttgtggacacacacacaaaatgataTACTCTATATAATTAGCTTAATAGCCTACTATATTTaagtgaccacacacacacacacacacacacacacacacacacacacacacacacacacacacacacacacacacacacacacacacacacacacacacacacacacacacacacacacacatatatatacacacatacatcaaTTGTAATAAAAAACTACGCATTGACATACAAAATACGTACTGGAAGAATTTGTGAAGATATATTAGGCTATTTGCATTTTAGGAACTTTCCAACAATTACATACCTCCAATTCAGTCAACCATTCCCGCTGGATTATTATGACATAGTGATATTTTGAAATAATCTAATAAtagtaggcctatgtaaaaAGAAGAAGTGGAGGATAAAATTGTACGTGTGTTGATTGGACAGCATCTTCTTAAATGACAAGCACTTAAACCAATGAGAAGGTGGTTTGGGTTATTTTTGCGGTAGATATTAGCGTGCAACATTTAATACTAATAAACGTTAAAATATATCAATACAATTTGTTTTCTATATTCTAATTTATAGATACATTTGGAACGTCTTTTTTAAATCTAAACGGTAGTTGTGTGGTTTGACCATGGTTTTGACCGGTTTTGACAAGCATATTTGTCCCGCCCAAGTGAGCCAGCGAGCCAATAAGAAACACAGTAAGATATCTGCGCATGCTAAAAGAAGAAATCAGGAAGTTCATGGAGcgaatgcatccatccatctggGTTTACGGGACACTGTCATCCGCAGGTGATCTGCCTTGACACAATGCACTCTTTGCACCACTAATCTTCTGTTTTCAATACATGTTGACCTATCTTTTAGTATGAAGCTAAATCCAGGATACAGTCATTATGTAACAAATGTAATGTCAACCTCGTTTATTTTGCTCTGCTTGCGACTTTTCTCATGCATAATGAAGCCTTGCGAATTACGTTTTGAAGAAAATTGATGGGAAAGTCTTGCTGTAGACAGGTAACACAAGAGAGAAGTTCTGAAAGAAGACTATGCATGATGCACATTGTCATTGTTCTCTTCAATATCAGTAACTCTCCTTACTTTTCTGTATATTTCAATTGTATTCTGATGTATCCGTCTGGATAAAGAGAGAAGAGTGCCCACTGACTGTATCTTCATGTAGGAGGCGCTGTCGACATAAAGAATACATAATATTGAATAAAGTCCTGGGTAGGTTTATTATAGCTTTCTGAAACAGCAtctgattctctctctctctctctctctctctctctctctctctctctctctctctctctctctctctctctctctctctctctctctctctttatatatacatatgataATCTCAGTCCTTTTGCTACTTCAGGTATTAGAACCAACAACCAGCAGCTGGTGTAAAAATTATGTAAGTATCATGTTATAATAATGTCATTCAACATACATGTGAATCAGTGTTTGTGGTGATTGTTTTGAAggaaattattacttttattcagcaagtatgCATTTAATGGATCACAAGCGATAGTATGGttattaaattgttaaaaatgaatgctatttaaaataaatgctgttctttgaaCTGTCTACTCATCAAAGAGCCCTGAAAAAATGTATCCTGGTTTCCACATATAATCAAGAAACACAATAGTTTTCAAACCTGATTATAAGAAAtgcttcttgagcagcaaatgagcacattagaatgatatctgaagcatcatgtgacactaaagactaaaAATGCACTATCATTACaggattaaattacattttaaaatatgttaaaatagaAAGTTATTCAAATGatatgtttttactgtatttttgatcaaataaatgcagccttgttaaGCATACTGAGTTAATGTCATACAACGTACAAGATTCATAAGTAGTTCAGATGAATAGTTCATACAATTAATGTTCATTAAAccataaaacaatattgtttcATTAGTGATACTTCTATAGCATTTATTACTTcatcttagttcatgttaatttcaTAATTTACAACGCtatcaaaataaaaagttgtatttgttaacattagttaatgcacttttaactaacatgaacaaacaatgaacaacagtattattaactattaatgAAGAAAAAGATGAGTTaatactgcaaaaaaatgtattgctcaATGTTAgctcatgttagttaatacattaaataatgttaacattgtaaagtgttaccattacaccctaatgtaatataaatgatgttagtgcttttgtttatttgtctttCAGGATCGTATTGAAGTGCTATCTCTCTCTTCCATTGGTGGCAGGGGCATTATTAGTGGGCCTCCCTTACAGTATCTCTCTGGTTGCCCAGTGGCTCTATGGCTGGCCCAGTAAACCAGGGTACCAAAAATATTTAGAGGCTGTTAAACCAAGGTGACACAGCATTAACATTTTGATGCTACTGTACTTTTATTGTGGGCTTTTTTAATGATGCCGTTGTTTCTTGCGCTCCCCGCAGACGCATATACTGCCTGACAAGAGCCGTGCTTGAAATGCTGAAGTATCTGCAGTATGGcaaactgtattttcagtgGAAACTGTGGTACAGTAATGACAAAAATAACAAGCACTATGTGAAAGTTAGTTCTATTTTTGTATTTCTGTTAATGAAAAGATGTGGTTTATTTAGCTACATGACACACAGTGAGCTATACAGCACAGAGCCACAGAGAGATAAAGTTTTAAGAAACAAATCTACTATTACGTCTAAATTTAGTACAGTGATAATTATTTTAGAGTTTTGTGATGCAGCatgatttgtaataataaaatgttttgtccTTCTGTCCTTTTCTAGGGCCTCACCTTTGGTCGCAGAGGGAATAAGCTAGATTTATATTATTCACCAAGCATGGGCCATTCTGATGCCGCTCCTGTCCCGGTGGTTGTTTTTGTGTATGGAGGAGCCTGGGGCTCAGGAGACCGCTCTATTTACTGCCTGCTAGCCTTACAAATGGCAAAAGAGCTTAATGCCTCTGTAATTTGTCCAGATTATTCCATATATCCGAAGGTAATCCACCtataaatatttcttatttacttttttgtgtgtgtgtggattttttttgtaaatgtatgctGTGTTTTTAGggaaatgtgttaaatatgatTCAAGACATTTGTGACAGTTTGCTGTGGGTGAGAGAAAAGGGAAATGCGTTCAATCTTGATCAAGTAAGCTTTCTGTTCCATCAATTTATCAAAACTGTTAAGGTGTAAAAACTGCTAGAATTGCACCACAAATGCAACTTTAACAGTTCCGCATTACTCAAAGcactttttaattaaatattaaacactTTAATATTTCAAAGTGCTTTCATTGTACACTACCAGTTTgcggtgtttttttgttgttgttgaaagaaattaatacatgaaagatgcattaaattaatcaaaagtgatcTAGATCTGTAGAAAGTGTTCTCAATTGTTATAAAaaattctatttcaaataaatactgttcttttgaaatttctattcatcaagaaatcctaaaaaaattgttttccaGAAATAGCATTAAGCTGCACaattgttttcaaatgataATAAGAATTGTATAagaaataataagaaatgtttcttaaacagcaaatcagcataataaaaatgttttttaaaggtcatgttcagctttaccatcacaggaataaattactttttaaaatatatttaaaaaaagataagtaattttaataaattgtaaccatatttcacaatattgcgtTTTTACTCTGTGAGTTTaagagatttctttcaaaaacattgttACAAATCTTAGCAACCTCAAACTTGTAAATGGTAGTGTACATTTTCTATGTTGTTTTGTAAACAATAAAACAGTTTCACCTAAGCTAAATTGATGTAGAAATctaattctatttttattttattttatgcaggACAACATAATATTAATAGGTCATTCCGCAGGGGCTCATCTGTGTGCCATTACCACACTGTTTCTGGTGAACAATGTAGAAGAATTGTTCATCGAGACCAACAAACAGAGAGATCTTGTATCTGCCATTAAAGGAATCATAGGTAAATAAATCAATGCTCCAGATTTATAATTTATCATAGCGGTTGCACTGTTAAAAAAGATGCTTTTTAGAACTATAAAGTAAAGCAATATTTTTCATTCATGTTgtgattttttgtttttctaataGGTCTGAGTGGCGTTTACAGTATAATGGATCATTATAAGCATGAGAAAATGCGGGCTGTTGAATATGTGTCAACTATGCACAAAGCTATGGATGGTGTGGAGAACTTTGATTATTATTCACCAACATCATTACTCAAGAAACTGAACAAGGATCAGTTGAAACGGTATGTCGTAGTTATTGCACATTTCTATTCATTTGTATTTCTATagtaatttataatatataattatttttatcagTTTGGGCCAACTTGTTAAATTACCAATGCAGTTTACCAAGTAAAGGTCACACGTACAGTACAGAAAGATGCAGAATACTGTTGAATGAAGCTCTTTGTTTGCTACTGTGAGGGTCAGAGCAATTCATTATATCATTGTAGAATTAACAGTAAATGCTTTATTATTTGATATGGTTTTCATGCAGAGTTCCTCCAGTGGGTTTGCTCCATGGAACCAATGACATCATAGTTCCGGTGGAATCATCAGTGATGTTCTCTGAGCTCCTCACGTCTCTTTCTGTCAGTATGTCTCTTTATCTAATACCGAAAATGAACCACACCGAGATGGTCACTGACCTTATGGCTCCGGACAGGCACTTTTACCATACTGTTTATGGCTGTATTAAACAGGAGTACAGTAAATTTCAGGGTTAGGTTGATTaacgtttatttttattttttaattaaagtaatgAAATTACTAATATAATTTTCTAATATGCCAAACAGTCATTATCCTTAAGTATTGTGTTCTATGTATTGTAAGTTTACATTCAAGTTCTAATGGTTTTcttctgaaatgtttaatttttccATCAAAATGTGTTCAATAAGATCAAAATGTTAGCTCTGTGcttgttcatttaaataaaaaaatataaaaaatgtttaaaacctTTAAAGTGTAATTAAATGCAACGAGAAGAGATTGTTCCGGTTAAGACAGgaagaatgaatgaataaagagAAATATACAATTATGTTTCGCATTGGAAAATGTAATATACATGGAGAAATACTGCATtcttatacatatatataggtTTACTTGTGTAAATTCTTCCATAATGTTGTTTATCTGAATCATacataaatgttaatttttgtgttttagttacataattggttattttgttattgacctTGATGACACATGATTTTATACTAAATAACATATGCTACAGCTGTGCATGCTGTAGAAATGTTTTTGAATTATATTTGCTTTTATCATGGTTTTGATTAAATGTTGTTGCCAAGAACATCATGTTCATATCTGGGTGTTTAAAACCAGCATTGAATATTCACCTTATAAGCAAACTGCTCCTTAATGTGGGGGGCATATGTTTATGATATTTTATGAATGTAAAAGGGATGTTACATAAAGTTATAGCACAGATGTAGGACCTattaatattaagaaatgtgtttgattaaatatactgtattacaagtgaatatatttacatattgaTTGCACTAAAACTGTAACATCCAGATCAGCATCATGTAAAAATGATATTTCTTTCTTCTTTAACTGATGTGGCATTAAACAAACACTAATTCTATCGGATTGGCCTTCGAGTATTACTTTGCTGaacatagtaaaaaaaaaaaaaaaaaaaaaaagcgaacCTCAATGCATCGTTCTGGCCAGCAGGTGTCGCCGTTTCCCGTGGAATTAAGGTACTACAGCGAGCACTGTGAGGCAGCGTCTCCCACACCGCTGAGATCTGAAGTAGCGCCGGAGCTGGGACGAGCTCGAGCCTGTGTTGTTTGGGATGTCGAGGATTAAATATGGCCACTAGCTAGCTGATCTAACAGAACCAGTAACCGCTTCAAAAAGCACTGGCATCACCCGTGAAATATGGATGGGAAGAGCGCAAGAGGATCTCTTTAGAGCGCTTCTCGCTGACGCTTGAACACATCGGCTGGTCTGGACTGGTGAGTTCTCATGGATATGCGGATACACTGGAGACATGcaaaacacatacacactgccCACTGGCGCTAGCTTCCTTCATCTAAAATACAGCGCCCTCTCTCCTGTTTTTGCATCTTTCTAGAAATGTAACTGTTATTTGgtttatatttaaatgacatccaatGCAATCCAGCTGTGTGAAAATGAAGCGCACAGTTCGGCATGCATTGGTTGTGTGTAGCCGGGGCTGGCTAGCTGTGGCTAGGATAGGAGGACTCCGACACCGTTAGCCTGTTAGCTGCAGGCGAATAATCACTCATGTGGAGAAATTTCACAAATACGATCGTTTATTATTGTAGACCTAGAGTTAATCATATGCGTGATTATTATGACTTATTTTGAGGTTATTTAGGCGCTGTTTGGTGAGCTGTAATTGTGCTGTCAGTGAAGATACCGCCTCGTCCCCGACTGTATTGAATGTATTTGTGGttcataaattaatataatacaatataatataaatgttgttttctagtctgtttttttgtgtgttgctACTCGCTCATGTATTTTCCATTttcattttcctatttatagGCTAACTTACATGGTCATTATATCTTTCTTTATTGTTGtcgttttattttaattataggGTGTCCTTTATAAACCGTGTATAACGTAAACATTACCTTTCGGTGTTTATTATATGTGGCAAAGTCTGTGTAGTGTTGTTGACTGTCTGGCTTATAATGTACCTCAATTTCCCATGCTGAGTAAATTGTCTTATCTATCTAACATTATACATGGACACTCATGAAGGCTGAAACTAATCCCAGTAATGTCATAATTCAAACTATGATGTGGAGGCCATGGTGATTGATTGGGGCAGTGTGATGGTGAAGTTGTGGGCAGCTGCATCAGGTAGAGGTCATGGACTCATGAACAGCTGTGTGTGGCCTCGAGAACTCCTGCCTGCTCGTTCATTTGCCATTTAAGTTGTATTGTGTGTTTTGGTGAGGGTATACAGAACTGTGAATAAGATTAGATACACGGACTatgattgtgttttttataatataaacaaaCCATCCTTGCATTGTGCAAGTCATTCGACCTGTGATTTTTATCCTAGAGCCATCATAATATTGGCTTGGGGCCAAATCAGTCACAAATGACCTTTATCGCCCCTATTTAGAGGTTATAAAGGCTATTATTTAGAGTCTATTTTCAGTTTGTCTTTATTTTCAATATTACACTTTGCTTGATTAATATTTGTTGTAGGCCAAGATCTTTTTACAAAccttttttgtctcttgctgtTATGTTCATGCTTTTCTATGTAACTGGATCTTAAATGTCATTACATGATGATATTAAGATCGCATTTAAGATTTTGCCTAAGCCATTTATGATGTATAGATCTAATGTAAAAATCCTACTGTGAGTTCACACTGGGTGTATAACTAAATGTCTTGTGCAGTGGACTTCCAGGGTATCTTAAGTGAGATTCGCAGGGAGCAATAATGTTCAGTTTAGCATAAGAAGCCGGTgtacacatatatatatcacTTGACAGGAAATGGAGAGGGAGATATACCCGCCATATGCTCAATACTACAAAatgtttgattaaaataaatgcagtgaAAAGGAGTTAATGCTCTAGAATTTTTTGAACCTAATTAATTTCAGGTTTGTTTTCTAATGGGGTTGTTTTTAagtataaaacatatttaaaacaacagttaaaatgcagttattattatcaatggCTGACATAACAAATAAAGCCAAATATTTTCATgttgaaaaacatttattactgAATGTAGGGACTTTCAGTAATCATATTATTTGTAGAGATGCACCCCTTGTAATTGTCTTGGCTgattcagatttttaaaaaagtctGACCTCTGCCAATTTTCTCTCTAAGAACTATATTTGACAGCACATACAAACAAAATTGTACTTTTCTTCAATGCaaagttttattttcataaaaattttgtagtaaaataataacaaattgCAAAtaacagcacaaataaatgcaatagaataaagagagagaaataaacATGGCTTTAAAGGGTCAGCTCAccccaaaatttaaattcttTAGGCTTAAAAAGATAATTTAGgctactcacccttatgttgttttctttgacagacagcagcaggaatattagactgctgtcactttaaagcgatactccaccgctttttcatattaaactgttattcccgtaactaaaacgagttgacacATACCTGTCTCGTCTCATTGTGTGCCCTTAATCGCTCTCACCCGctgtgacgatctgatagcttTTAGCTTAGCTCACTTAGCGCAGTTCATTCATTAGCctgtaccaaacagagatcaagttagaagccaccaaaaagtcacgcctgaaaaatcctctccCCCTATTGATGGAAAGGAGAGGGTGAGGGGGAGatttgagggaggatttttcagcagtgattttttactgcgccgagtcgaagtactctcagaagtgctagtccgccatacattatagttctcctttttaacccgcttagaaaagcgctacgttttattttgtgtcaccatacttggtcgttcaactattcgtgtaactgtatttaaatagggaaaccgtggaggtgtttggtcgcttctaacttgatctctgtttggtaccatagtgaatgaactgggcttagtgggctaagctaagcGCTATCAAAATGTCAACGCGTATCAGAGgtattaagtgcacgcactgagacgagaagTATATGTCAACTTGCTTTATTTAAGGTAATAACGTAGTTGAACATGAAAAGGTGATGGAGTATCCTTTTAAGAGTTTATGCACGGGTCCAATATAGTGTTACACAACATGTTATCTTTATCTATAACGTTATCTAAACTATATTTACATTCCAAAACTCACTGTTTAACTGGATACTCGCCAAGGTGgccattttgacataattttgtATGTATTTGACCCTCATTTATTTGACCCAAATGCAACTCATTTTAGTTATTGCGTCTCACAAGCTGTTTGAGAAGCGACTTGAATGCTGCACTTATATAGATCAGAGGTGGGCCCTTTTGGTATGAGCACACCGAAGAGAGAAGAGAGCGAGAACGCGCAGCTGACATTATTGCCCATATGCCGCTGGCAacaaaacagacggctcggaA from Pseudorasbora parva isolate DD20220531a chromosome 3, ASM2467924v1, whole genome shotgun sequence carries:
- the si:dkey-193c22.1 gene encoding uncharacterized protein si:dkey-193c22.1 — translated: MIVLKCYLSLPLVAGALLVGLPYSISLVAQWLYGWPSKPGYQKYLEAVKPRRIYCLTRAVLEMLKYLQYGKLYFQWKLWYSNDKNNKHYVKGLTFGRRGNKLDLYYSPSMGHSDAAPVPVVVFVYGGAWGSGDRSIYCLLALQMAKELNASVICPDYSIYPKGNVLNMIQDICDSLLWVREKGNAFNLDQDNIILIGHSAGAHLCAITTLFLVNNVEELFIETNKQRDLVSAIKGIIGLSGVYSIMDHYKHEKMRAVEYVSTMHKAMDGVENFDYYSPTSLLKKLNKDQLKRVPPVGLLHGTNDIIVPVESSVMFSELLTSLSVSMSLYLIPKMNHTEMVTDLMAPDRHFYHTVYGCIKQEYSKFQG